In one window of Posidoniimonas corsicana DNA:
- the tsaD gene encoding tRNA (adenosine(37)-N6)-threonylcarbamoyltransferase complex transferase subunit TsaD gives MKLLCIETTCDETAAAVVTGELEVLSSMVASQENLHERFGGVVPEIASRAHVERILPVIDQTLERAGLGLTDLDAIAVANTPGLSGSLLVGLVAAKTLCAATGLPLVAINHLQAHVYACRMAAGEDVFPCVGMIVSGGHSNLYRCDGPTDFTLLGATIDDAAGEAFDKVASLLGLPYPGGPSIQKAAERGDPKRHRFPRPMLKDDRLAFSFSGLKTAVRYQLIGPGKLDDAQPVELTEQEVADVAASFQAAVIDCLAGKAEQAMRQTGFDTMCVGGGVAANGPFRARLEEDAARCGWRLHVPPLSLCTDNAVMGAIAVERFRAGKFAPLDLDIAPGLER, from the coding sequence ATGAAGCTGCTGTGCATCGAGACCACCTGCGACGAGACCGCCGCGGCTGTCGTGACCGGCGAGCTGGAGGTGCTCTCCTCGATGGTGGCCTCGCAGGAGAACCTGCACGAGCGCTTCGGCGGCGTCGTGCCGGAGATCGCGTCCCGGGCCCACGTGGAGCGGATCCTGCCGGTGATTGATCAGACGCTCGAGCGGGCCGGACTCGGGCTGACGGACCTGGACGCCATCGCCGTGGCCAATACGCCGGGGCTGTCGGGGTCGCTGCTGGTCGGGCTGGTGGCGGCCAAGACGCTGTGCGCCGCCACCGGGCTGCCGCTGGTCGCGATCAACCACCTGCAGGCGCACGTCTACGCGTGCCGCATGGCCGCCGGCGAGGACGTGTTCCCGTGCGTCGGCATGATTGTAAGCGGCGGGCACTCGAACCTCTACCGCTGCGATGGCCCGACCGACTTCACGCTGCTGGGCGCCACCATCGACGACGCCGCCGGCGAGGCGTTCGACAAGGTCGCCAGCCTGCTGGGGCTGCCTTACCCGGGCGGGCCCTCGATCCAGAAGGCCGCCGAGCGGGGCGACCCCAAGCGGCACCGCTTCCCGCGGCCGATGCTGAAGGACGACCGGCTGGCGTTCAGCTTCAGCGGTCTGAAGACAGCCGTGCGGTACCAGCTCATCGGACCGGGCAAGCTCGACGACGCCCAGCCGGTCGAGTTGACCGAACAAGAGGTGGCCGACGTGGCGGCCTCCTTCCAGGCGGCGGTGATCGACTGCCTGGCCGGCAAGGCGGAGCAGGCGATGCGGCAGACGGGATTCGACACGATGTGCGTCGGCGGCGGCGTGGCCGCCAACGGGCCGTTTCGCGCCCGGCTGGAAGAGGACGCCGCGCGGTGCGGCTGGCGGCTGCACGTGCCGCCGTTGTCGCTCTGCACCGACAACGCCGTGATGGGCGCGATCGCCGTCGAACGGTTCCGCGCCGGCAAGTTCGCGCCGCTCGACCTCGACATCGCCCCGGGGTTGGAACGCTAA
- a CDS encoding MTH1187 family thiamine-binding protein, protein MVLMELSVVPLGKGESVSAYVAQCVALIDQSGLDYQLNAMGTIVEGELPRVLSLAQQCVELMAQHSDRVTASIKLDYRKGASGRIAAKVASVQAKLDGN, encoded by the coding sequence ATGGTGCTGATGGAACTGAGCGTGGTCCCGCTGGGCAAGGGCGAGAGCGTCAGCGCGTACGTCGCGCAGTGCGTGGCGCTGATCGACCAGTCGGGGCTGGACTACCAGCTCAACGCGATGGGCACGATCGTCGAGGGCGAGCTGCCGCGGGTGCTGTCGCTCGCCCAGCAGTGCGTGGAGCTCATGGCCCAGCACTCCGACCGCGTGACCGCCAGCATCAAGCTCGACTACCGCAAGGGCGCCAGCGGCCGCATCGCGGCGAAGGTTGCTAGCGTGCAGGCGAAGCTCGACGGCAACTAA
- a CDS encoding DUF1207 domain-containing protein yields the protein MWYAHTSSVSRTLLALALVGGVAGGAVGVPPADPFLQSTAYAQPGGGADPIELSDFISVDDAPRVAQQMLPPEQDLADVVLASDLCYDSYGSCQPSHYGRGGGYWSWQCLPDSLIWHSYLAGPREPRIGTKFLNVSGSQERGQVLWDATVGGRRGLIRYGDTNSLRPQGWQLDIEGAALVRLNIDEERDVEASDFRFGIPLTYGAGNVQYKTGYYHLSSHLGDEFLARNPSATRLNYVRDAIMLGVSYNPTPNWRLYGEVDYAFFTAGGAEPWEFQFGLEYSQAGPTGFHGTPFFATNAHLREELDYSGDWTTQFGWLWRNCSGNTMRVGLHYMNGKSTQYQFLNHSEEQLGLGIWYDY from the coding sequence ATGTGGTACGCTCATACATCCTCGGTCTCACGGACCCTGCTGGCCCTTGCGCTGGTGGGGGGCGTGGCGGGCGGAGCGGTCGGCGTACCGCCTGCGGACCCGTTCCTGCAGAGCACCGCCTACGCCCAGCCGGGCGGCGGCGCCGATCCGATTGAGCTTTCGGATTTCATCAGCGTGGACGACGCGCCCCGCGTCGCGCAGCAGATGCTGCCGCCGGAGCAGGACCTGGCGGACGTGGTGCTGGCGAGCGACCTCTGCTACGACAGCTACGGCTCCTGCCAGCCGTCGCACTACGGCCGCGGCGGCGGGTACTGGTCGTGGCAGTGCCTGCCCGACTCGCTGATCTGGCACTCCTACCTGGCCGGGCCGCGTGAGCCGCGGATCGGCACCAAGTTCCTCAACGTGTCGGGGTCCCAGGAACGGGGCCAGGTGCTGTGGGACGCCACGGTCGGCGGACGCCGAGGCCTGATCCGCTATGGCGACACCAACTCGCTGCGGCCCCAGGGCTGGCAGCTTGACATCGAGGGCGCCGCGCTGGTGCGGCTCAACATCGACGAGGAACGCGACGTCGAGGCGTCCGACTTCCGCTTCGGCATCCCGCTCACCTACGGCGCCGGCAACGTGCAGTACAAGACCGGCTACTACCACCTCAGCTCGCACCTGGGCGACGAGTTCCTGGCCCGCAACCCGTCCGCCACGCGGCTCAACTACGTGCGGGACGCCATCATGCTGGGCGTGTCGTACAACCCGACGCCCAACTGGCGGCTGTACGGCGAGGTGGACTACGCGTTCTTCACGGCCGGCGGCGCCGAGCCGTGGGAGTTCCAGTTCGGCCTCGAGTACTCGCAGGCCGGGCCGACCGGGTTCCACGGCACGCCGTTCTTCGCCACCAACGCGCACCTGCGTGAGGAGCTCGACTACAGCGGCGACTGGACCACCCAGTTCGGCTGGCTGTGGCGCAACTGCAGCGGCAACACCATGCGGGTTGGCCTGCACTACATGAACGGCAAGAGCACCCAGTACCAGTTCCTCAACCACTCCGAGGAACAGCTCGGCCTGGGCATCTGGTACGACTATTGA
- a CDS encoding S41 family peptidase, with protein MPAARRPSPITSALLVATLLCPVGYAAEDAPAGVDPADRDDYLRRYGELAEVVTQIEVNFAEPIDRERLFRAALRGMLSELDPYSSYLPAEDFERLKQLAEAARPTTGVEFAIEEGRMVVLGVRPGSPAEKAGVQPGEQVLEIGGAPTERMTLTQADELTRGDAAGVALLLRADASSQPRRVELTAKRLTTPTVTGVRVLEGGVGYARIVSFTANTAAELRAAIDRLTGEGARALVLDLRFNPGGLLEAAVDVADLLLDAGVIVSIVGRHGDPRVINATGGVVAEGLPVVVLVNRYSASASEVVAAALQDHDRALVVGERTFGKGSVQSLVPLDSGRSGLKLTTAAYRRPSGGSIHRFAESSEADEWGVSPSEDGALALTADEARRLLASWGEDAASPVADRQLELAVELLTTAAKKAEP; from the coding sequence ATGCCCGCCGCCCGCCGCCCGTCGCCGATTACCTCCGCCCTGCTGGTCGCGACGCTGCTCTGCCCCGTCGGCTACGCCGCGGAGGACGCGCCCGCCGGAGTGGACCCCGCCGACCGCGACGACTACCTCCGCCGCTACGGCGAGCTGGCGGAGGTGGTGACGCAGATCGAGGTCAACTTTGCCGAGCCAATCGACCGCGAACGCCTGTTCCGGGCCGCGCTGCGGGGGATGCTCAGCGAGCTCGACCCGTACTCCTCGTACCTGCCGGCCGAAGATTTCGAGCGGCTCAAGCAGCTGGCCGAGGCGGCCCGGCCCACCACCGGCGTCGAGTTCGCGATCGAAGAGGGCCGCATGGTGGTGCTCGGCGTGCGTCCGGGGTCGCCCGCCGAGAAGGCCGGCGTGCAACCGGGCGAGCAGGTCCTGGAGATCGGGGGCGCTCCGACCGAGCGGATGACCCTGACCCAGGCGGACGAGCTGACGCGGGGCGACGCCGCCGGCGTGGCGCTGCTGCTGCGGGCCGACGCCTCCTCCCAGCCGCGGCGGGTCGAGTTGACCGCCAAGCGGCTCACCACCCCGACCGTGACCGGTGTTCGGGTTCTCGAGGGCGGTGTTGGCTACGCGCGTATCGTTTCGTTCACGGCCAACACGGCCGCCGAGCTGCGGGCCGCCATCGACCGTCTCACCGGCGAAGGCGCCCGGGCCCTGGTGCTGGACCTGCGGTTCAATCCGGGCGGGTTGCTGGAGGCCGCGGTCGACGTGGCGGACCTGCTGCTTGACGCGGGCGTGATCGTTTCGATTGTCGGCCGCCATGGCGACCCCCGGGTGATCAACGCCACCGGCGGCGTGGTCGCCGAGGGGCTGCCGGTTGTGGTGCTCGTCAACCGCTACAGCGCCAGCGCGAGCGAGGTCGTCGCCGCGGCGCTGCAGGACCACGACCGCGCACTCGTTGTCGGAGAGCGGACCTTCGGCAAAGGGAGCGTGCAGAGCCTGGTGCCGCTAGACTCCGGACGCAGTGGGCTGAAACTCACCACCGCCGCCTACCGGCGTCCCAGCGGCGGCTCGATCCACCGCTTCGCCGAATCGAGCGAGGCCGACGAGTGGGGCGTGTCGCCCAGCGAGGATGGCGCGCTGGCGCTGACCGCCGACGAGGCCCGGCGGCTGCTCGCGTCGTGGGGCGAGGACGCCGCTTCGCCCGTCGCCGATCGACAACTCGAGCTGGCCGTCGAACTGCTGACCACCGCCGCGAAGAAAGCCGAACCATGA
- a CDS encoding flavin reductase family protein, with the protein MPQREGIDRIMGKLPSGISILTVGTEDKATGMLASWVMQAGFEPPMVSVAIKQGRYVAEWITAGQPFNLNLVGQSQGIHLKHFGKGFEPGTPAFEGVDIVTCPRGVPILRKSLGHLQCEPRTHADSGDHRIFIAEVIRGALSDQELAPMVHIRNSGSHY; encoded by the coding sequence ATGCCGCAACGCGAAGGCATCGACCGCATCATGGGCAAGCTGCCCAGCGGGATCTCTATCCTCACCGTCGGGACCGAGGACAAAGCGACCGGCATGCTCGCTAGCTGGGTCATGCAGGCGGGCTTCGAGCCGCCGATGGTGAGCGTCGCGATCAAGCAGGGCCGGTACGTGGCGGAGTGGATCACCGCGGGTCAGCCGTTCAACCTCAACCTCGTCGGCCAGTCGCAGGGCATCCACCTGAAGCACTTCGGCAAGGGCTTCGAGCCCGGCACCCCGGCGTTCGAGGGCGTGGACATCGTCACCTGCCCGCGGGGCGTGCCGATCCTCCGCAAGTCGCTCGGCCACCTGCAGTGCGAGCCCCGCACCCACGCCGACTCGGGCGACCACCGCATCTTTATCGCCGAGGTGATCCGCGGCGCGCTCTCCGACCAGGAGCTGGCGCCGATGGTGCACATCCGCAACAGCGGCAGCCACTACTAG